From the genome of Triticum aestivum cultivar Chinese Spring chromosome 3B, IWGSC CS RefSeq v2.1, whole genome shotgun sequence, one region includes:
- the LOC123065197 gene encoding uncharacterized protein gives METMAANGGGKGRAAARYGDREQQGAGCGGARRFQMPLHYPRYTRDNYEAMPEWQLDRLLSDYGLPVHGNVNQKRSFAMGAFLWGAGN, from the coding sequence ATGGAGACGATGGCGGCGAACGGCGGTGGCAAGGGCAGGGCGGCGGCGAGGTACGGGGACAGGGAGCAGCAGGGCGCGGGGTGCGGAGGCGCGCGCCGCTTCCAGATGCCGCTGCACTACCCGAGGTACACCAGGGACAACTACGAGGCCATGCCCGAGTGGCAGCTCGACCGCCTCCTCTCCGACTACGGCCTCCCCGTCCACGGCAACGTCAATCAGAAGCGCAGCTTTGCCATGGGCGCCTTCCTCTGGGGCGCCGGAAACTGA